In Drosophila simulans strain w501 chromosome X, Prin_Dsim_3.1, whole genome shotgun sequence, one DNA window encodes the following:
- the LOC27208721 gene encoding uncharacterized protein LOC27208721, whose amino-acid sequence MKILCCVTLLVICACAFGLPQITSILWANKYPPGYGPVVTGIKAVIALTPCTLERTPTSLSFSSSYECSERCSGHCASCNSTCIFGNRCVCGAGIYCTWNPDSSQHKPGTLIPKVCEPIENFIERV is encoded by the exons ATGAAGA TTCTCTGTTGTGTAACCCTTTTGGTCATATGCGCATGTGCGTTTGGATTGCCCCAGATAACAAGCATCTTGTGGGCGAATAAGTATCCTCCTGGTTATGGCCCAGTAGTCACCGGGATAAAGGCAGTCATCGCCCTCACTCCATGCACCCTCGAGCGAACTCCCACATCCTTAAGCTTCAGCTCTAGTTACGAATGCTCCGAGAGATGCTCCGGCCATTGTGCTAGCTGCAACTCCACCTGTATCTTTGGCAACCGATGCGTCTGCGGAGCTGGTATCTACTGCACATGGAATCCTGATTCATCTCAGCATAAGCCAGGAACTTTGATCCCAAAAGTATGCGAGCCCAT